A single window of Treponema denticola ATCC 35405 DNA harbors:
- a CDS encoding YebC/PmpR family DNA-binding transcriptional regulator, translating to MSGHSKWATIKHAKGAADAKRGQLFTKFIKEISIAAKMGGGDPATNPRLRTAVLKARAANMPKDNIERAIKKGTGELGAVNYEELLYEGYGPGGVAVLVEVLTDNKNRTAASVRNIFTKSGGNLGATGSVAYMFNRKGVIEYDAEVVSEEAIMEAALEAGAEDIATEDGVITVTTDPNDFASVLEALQEKGFESVSAAVSMVPDTYVALDADTTQKALKMIDKLEEDDDVQTVSSNIEIPEGFEMPE from the coding sequence ATGTCAGGACATAGTAAATGGGCGACAATTAAACATGCCAAGGGCGCAGCTGATGCTAAAAGAGGTCAGCTGTTTACTAAATTTATCAAAGAAATTTCAATTGCTGCAAAAATGGGAGGCGGAGATCCGGCTACTAACCCAAGACTTAGAACAGCTGTTTTAAAAGCTCGTGCTGCAAACATGCCTAAAGACAACATAGAAAGAGCAATTAAGAAGGGTACAGGAGAGCTTGGAGCTGTAAACTATGAGGAGCTTTTGTATGAAGGCTACGGCCCCGGCGGAGTTGCCGTTTTGGTTGAAGTTTTAACGGACAACAAAAACAGAACAGCAGCCAGTGTTCGAAATATTTTTACAAAGAGCGGCGGAAACTTGGGTGCAACAGGTTCCGTAGCTTATATGTTTAACCGAAAAGGTGTTATAGAGTATGATGCCGAGGTGGTCAGTGAAGAAGCAATTATGGAAGCTGCTCTTGAGGCAGGAGCCGAAGATATTGCGACTGAAGACGGTGTTATTACCGTAACAACCGATCCCAACGACTTTGCTTCGGTTCTTGAAGCTTTACAGGAAAAAGGCTTTGAATCCGTATCTGCTGCCGTATCGATGGTTCCCGATACCTATGTAGCCTTAGATGCCGATACAACTCAAAAAGCCTTAAAGATGATCGATAAGTTGGAAGAAGATGATGATGTTCAGACCGTTTCCTCAAATATCGAAATCCCCGAAGGCTTTGAAATGCCGGAATAA
- a CDS encoding aminopeptidase P family protein, whose protein sequence is MTVNDRVAALRQKMKEHSLSAYLIPSSDPHQSEYLPENYKTREFISGFTGSAGTVLVTKDKAILWTDGRYFLQAEKQLKGSVVELYKMLEPGVPTINEFLKSNLKSGEKLGMDGKVVSVFNFDSMKKELEGIEFVTNIDLIGEIWENRPQAVLSKAFILDEKYTGKSAKEKIQEVRSMLAEKKADSTVIGALEDVCYLFNVRGRDIRCNPVVTAYALVDKARAVIFISEKQLTDDVKSYFASQGITVMGYEDVFTEAAKLTGKVYIDPARTNVYLYNQIKAKTEKGLNLTSTLKAIKNEVELKNFDYAMEKDGAAMVKILKWVEENAGKGITEWDVSEQLLKFRAEGKDFFEESFETISGYGPNGAIIHYAPSPSNSAKLEAKSFLLLDSGGQYLNGTTDITRTIKLGELTEQEKTDYTLVLKAHISLARAKFKAGTTGHAIDTIPREHLWAYGRDYKHGTGHGVGYVLSVHEGPQSISSRFLDVPMKLGMVTSNEPGLYVAGSHGIRIESLVATTEFKTTEDGEFYQFKTITLCPIDTRPIVPGILSDEDIKWLNEYHKEVCERLIPYLDEDHKIFLKERTKAI, encoded by the coding sequence ATGACTGTAAATGATAGAGTTGCCGCTTTAAGGCAAAAAATGAAAGAGCATTCTTTAAGTGCTTATTTAATTCCGTCCTCTGATCCCCATCAGAGCGAGTATTTACCTGAAAACTATAAAACACGGGAGTTTATCTCAGGTTTTACAGGGTCGGCAGGAACCGTCCTTGTTACAAAGGATAAGGCTATTTTATGGACTGACGGCCGGTATTTTCTACAGGCTGAAAAACAGCTTAAAGGTTCGGTTGTTGAACTTTATAAAATGCTTGAACCCGGTGTTCCTACCATAAACGAGTTTTTAAAATCCAACTTAAAATCGGGTGAAAAACTCGGAATGGATGGTAAGGTTGTTTCAGTGTTCAATTTTGATTCCATGAAAAAGGAGCTTGAAGGTATAGAATTTGTTACCAATATCGATTTAATAGGCGAAATATGGGAAAACCGTCCTCAGGCAGTTTTAAGCAAGGCTTTTATACTTGATGAAAAATATACCGGAAAATCGGCAAAAGAAAAGATTCAAGAAGTCCGCTCAATGCTTGCCGAAAAAAAGGCAGATTCTACGGTTATCGGAGCCCTGGAGGACGTCTGTTACCTTTTTAATGTCCGAGGAAGAGATATAAGATGCAATCCCGTAGTTACTGCGTATGCGCTGGTAGATAAAGCAAGAGCCGTTATTTTTATTTCGGAGAAGCAATTAACTGATGATGTTAAGTCATACTTTGCTTCACAAGGTATTACGGTGATGGGATATGAAGACGTATTTACAGAAGCCGCAAAACTTACAGGGAAAGTTTACATAGATCCTGCAAGAACAAATGTTTATCTATACAACCAAATAAAAGCTAAAACCGAAAAGGGCTTAAACTTAACCTCAACTCTTAAAGCAATAAAAAATGAAGTTGAACTTAAAAACTTCGATTATGCTATGGAAAAAGACGGCGCTGCCATGGTAAAAATCCTAAAATGGGTAGAAGAAAATGCCGGAAAGGGTATTACCGAATGGGATGTAAGCGAGCAGCTCTTAAAATTCCGTGCCGAAGGCAAGGACTTTTTTGAAGAAAGTTTTGAAACTATTTCAGGCTATGGTCCTAACGGAGCTATCATCCATTATGCTCCTTCACCTTCCAATTCTGCAAAACTTGAAGCCAAAAGTTTTTTGCTTTTGGACAGCGGCGGTCAGTATCTAAACGGTACAACCGATATTACTCGAACCATTAAACTTGGAGAACTTACAGAACAGGAAAAAACGGATTATACCCTTGTTTTAAAAGCTCATATTTCTCTTGCCAGGGCCAAGTTTAAGGCCGGAACTACAGGCCATGCCATAGATACTATCCCCAGAGAGCATCTTTGGGCTTATGGAAGGGACTATAAACATGGGACGGGTCACGGGGTAGGTTATGTTCTTTCAGTTCATGAGGGACCTCAATCTATTTCAAGCCGTTTTTTGGATGTTCCTATGAAGCTTGGTATGGTAACATCCAATGAGCCCGGCCTTTATGTTGCCGGAAGCCATGGAATCCGAATTGAAAGCCTTGTTGCTACCACCGAATTTAAAACCACCGAAGACGGAGAATTCTATCAATTTAAAACAATAACTCTTTGTCCAATTGATACAAGACCTATTGTACCAGGAATTCTTTCGGATGAGGATATTAAATGGCTTAATGAGTATCATAAAGAAGTTTGTGAAAGACTTATACCTTATTTGGATGAAGATCATAAAATTTTCTTAAAAGAAAGAACAAAGGCAATTTAA
- the gap gene encoding type I glyceraldehyde-3-phosphate dehydrogenase — protein MKVAINGFGRIGRLVFQALVNQNLLGKDKFDVVAVVDLSTDAKYFAYQLKYDSVQGKMDAKIGTDGDDVLVVNGHKIKCISGKGLTPAQLPWKELGIDVVIESTGIYTNEKAYEHLEAGAKKVIISAPGKSKDPAKPIKTFVMGVNENEYKASEHHVVSNASCTTNCLAPVVHVLLKEGFGIETGLMTTIHAYTATQKTVDGVSLKDWRGGRAAAVNIIPSTTGAAKAVGEVLPTTKGKLTGMSFRVPTPTGSVVDLTIRTEKDTSIEEIDKAIKKASESYLKGVLAYCDEEIVSTDIIHDPHSSIYDSKATLQNNLPGEKRFFKLVSWYDNEWGYSNRVIDLLKFITK, from the coding sequence ATGAAAGTAGCTATCAACGGATTCGGAAGAATCGGAAGACTTGTTTTTCAAGCCTTGGTAAATCAAAACTTGCTTGGAAAAGACAAATTCGATGTTGTTGCGGTTGTTGACCTTTCAACGGATGCAAAGTATTTTGCCTATCAACTAAAATACGATTCGGTTCAAGGCAAGATGGACGCCAAAATAGGCACTGACGGAGATGATGTCCTTGTAGTAAACGGCCATAAAATTAAGTGTATATCGGGAAAGGGATTAACTCCCGCACAATTACCGTGGAAGGAGCTCGGAATAGATGTTGTAATTGAAAGCACCGGTATTTATACAAATGAAAAGGCCTATGAACACCTTGAAGCCGGAGCAAAAAAGGTTATTATCTCCGCTCCCGGAAAAAGTAAGGATCCTGCAAAGCCAATTAAAACATTTGTTATGGGCGTAAACGAAAACGAGTATAAGGCATCAGAGCATCATGTAGTTTCAAATGCAAGCTGTACTACAAACTGCCTGGCTCCTGTTGTGCACGTTCTTTTAAAAGAAGGATTCGGCATTGAAACAGGCCTTATGACAACCATTCACGCCTACACGGCAACTCAAAAGACGGTAGACGGTGTTTCTCTAAAAGACTGGAGAGGCGGACGGGCTGCAGCCGTAAATATTATCCCCTCAACCACAGGCGCTGCAAAAGCTGTAGGAGAAGTTCTTCCTACTACAAAAGGAAAACTGACAGGTATGTCCTTTAGGGTTCCTACCCCCACAGGCTCCGTTGTGGACTTAACAATCCGCACAGAAAAAGATACCTCTATCGAAGAAATTGATAAGGCAATAAAAAAAGCCTCGGAAAGCTATCTAAAAGGTGTTTTAGCCTATTGTGATGAAGAAATAGTTTCTACCGATATTATTCACGATCCTCATTCTTCAATCTATGACAGCAAGGCAACTTTACAAAACAACCTTCCAGGTGAAAAGAGATTCTTTAAACTTGTTTCATGGTATGATAATGAGTGGGGTTATTCCAATAGAGTAATCGATCTGCTTAAATTTATAACAAAGTAA
- a CDS encoding winged helix-turn-helix domain-containing protein has protein sequence MSIPDNTETSFDHRLIDEQLSSRLRLAVMSVLIGCEKIEFTLLREKVNATDGNLTAHCKKLENAGYLKVEKLFVNRKPLTLYSVTDEGRKAVKNYIKQLTSLIE, from the coding sequence ATGAGTATACCCGATAATACGGAAACTTCTTTTGATCATCGTCTTATTGATGAACAGCTATCGTCTCGTCTTAGGCTTGCGGTAATGTCCGTCTTAATCGGCTGTGAAAAAATAGAATTTACCCTGCTAAGGGAAAAGGTAAATGCAACCGACGGCAATTTAACCGCACACTGTAAAAAGCTGGAAAATGCAGGATATTTGAAGGTTGAAAAACTTTTTGTAAACCGCAAGCCCCTTACCCTTTATTCTGTGACGGATGAGGGGCGTAAGGCCGTAAAAAATTATATAAAACAGCTTACATCCCTTATAGAATAG